A genomic stretch from Triplophysa dalaica isolate WHDGS20190420 chromosome 4, ASM1584641v1, whole genome shotgun sequence includes:
- the pebp1 gene encoding LOW QUALITY PROTEIN: phosphatidylethanolamine-binding protein 1 (The sequence of the model RefSeq protein was modified relative to this genomic sequence to represent the inferred CDS: deleted 1 base in 1 codon), protein MPVDINEWTGSLALTEVEEKPAKPLIVKYGSLEIDALGKVLTPTQVQNCPTSIEWEGCDPSKLYTLALTDPDAPSRKDPKFREWHHFIVVNIKGNDISSGCVMSDYVGSGPPKGTGLHRYVWLVYEQSGTMSCTETVLTNRSGDNRGKFKIQSFRKKYDLGAPIAGSCYQAEWDDYVPKVYEQLAGK, encoded by the exons ATGCCTGTGGATATCAATGAATGGACAGGTTCTCTAGCCCTCACAGAGGTGGAGGAAAAACCAGCAAAACCTCTTATTGTAAAATACGGCTCTCTGGAAATCGACGCTCTCGGGAAAGTGCTGACGCCCACTCAG GTGCAGAACTGCCCCACATCAATCGAGTGGGAGGGATGTGACCCCAGCAAGCTGTACACCTTGGCCCTGACCGATCCAGATGCACCCAGCCGAAAAGACCCAAAATTCCG GGAGTGGCACCATTTCATTGTTGTCAACATAAAAGGAAACGACATCTCCAGTGGATGTGTTATGTCGGACTATGTTGGTTCAGGACCTCCAAAAGGAACAG GTCTCCATCGATACGTGTGGCTGGTTTACGAGCAGTCGGGCACTATGAGCTGTACCGAAACAGTTCTCACCAATCGCTCTGGAGACAACCGTGGGAAATTCAAGATACAAAGCTTCCGGAAGAAGTATGACCTAGGCGCTCCAATTGCAGGGTCTTGCTACCAAGCAGAGTGGGACGACTACGTCCCCAAAGTC TACGAACAGCTGGCTGGCAAATAG